The genomic DNA ATAACTATGATTCGTTCACCTACAACTTGGTCCAGCGGTTGGGCGAAATCCAGCCGCAGATCGATGTGCAGGTTCGTCGCAACGACCAGATTTCGATCGAAGAGCTGGAACGACTGAAGCCCTCGCGAATCCTGATCTCGCCGGGCCCCTGCACTCCCAGCGAGGCGGGGATCAGCGTCGATGTCGTCAAACACTTCGCCGGGCGGATCCCATTGTTAGGCGTCTGTCTGGGGCATCAATCGATCGGCCAAGCTTTGGGAGGCAAGATCATCCGCGCCCCCGAACTGATGCACGGCAAGACCGACCAGATCTACCACGACAACGGCGGATTGTTCGAGGGAATCGAGATGCCGTTTGTCGCCACGCGGTATCACAGCCTAGTGATCGAACCCGCTTCGCTCCCCGAGGATCTGATCGTTTCCGCCTGGACCGACACCGGCGGAACGCGGCAGATCATGGGCGTGCGGCACAAGAAATTTCAGCTCGAAGGCTGGCAATTCCACCCCGAGAGCTTTTTGACCGAACCGGGCATCGCACTGCTAACCCGCTTCCTCAACTGGACTTAAACGCCCCCATACCAGCACGAAGCGCAAGCGAGTGATCCCTCAACGCTCGCCCTCATACCAGCACGAAGCGCAAGCGAGTGATCTCACTGCGACACTCCTACCATCCCCGCGCTCACCGTGCTCCCTTCTTCCCCGCCGGCGCATAATCGGGATCGAAATCGGGGTTGAGCGT from Rosistilla oblonga includes the following:
- a CDS encoding anthranilate synthase component II, whose product is MVVVIDNYDSFTYNLVQRLGEIQPQIDVQVRRNDQISIEELERLKPSRILISPGPCTPSEAGISVDVVKHFAGRIPLLGVCLGHQSIGQALGGKIIRAPELMHGKTDQIYHDNGGLFEGIEMPFVATRYHSLVIEPASLPEDLIVSAWTDTGGTRQIMGVRHKKFQLEGWQFHPESFLTEPGIALLTRFLNWT